A single region of the Chloroflexota bacterium genome encodes:
- the pdhA gene encoding pyruvate dehydrogenase (acetyl-transferring) E1 component subunit alpha: protein MASNGSARSGSGGRAAAQGGGRTSTASRKRNAEPNGHGSAETDVAATAQSPTSLRGRPESREQLIDFYRQMVLIRRFEEKTGEMYTRAKIGGYCHLNLGEEATVVGVMSALEPRDYVFTNYREHGYILGRGVDPNRVMAELFGKETGVSRGRGGSMHLFDAEARFMGGYAIVGGQLPLATGAALTIAHKGLDEVVVCQMGDATTNIGAWHESLNIAQLWNLPVIFLIVNNQFGMGTSVEKGSAEPDLYKKACAYRMRAERVDGNDLLAVRDATLRAVEAGRKDKAPTVLEAVSFRHRGHSVVDPDRYRPREFVEKGRSHDPIPAYGRSLLDAGLLDENGLKQIDDQVNRIVEASVAFADESPEPEPKDLYVFDFASEVPNIDRSLPGDHTGLADIGGAAALGGR, encoded by the coding sequence ATGGCGAGCAACGGCAGCGCACGGAGCGGCTCAGGCGGTCGTGCCGCCGCGCAAGGTGGCGGACGGACGAGCACCGCGTCCCGCAAGCGCAACGCCGAGCCGAATGGACACGGCTCAGCGGAGACGGACGTAGCGGCGACGGCACAGTCGCCCACCAGCCTACGCGGCCGGCCGGAGTCGCGCGAGCAACTGATCGATTTCTACCGACAGATGGTGCTGATCCGCCGCTTCGAGGAGAAGACCGGCGAGATGTACACCCGCGCCAAGATCGGCGGCTACTGCCACCTGAACCTGGGCGAGGAGGCCACCGTCGTCGGCGTGATGTCCGCGCTCGAACCGCGCGACTACGTCTTCACCAACTACCGCGAGCACGGCTACATCCTCGGGCGCGGCGTCGATCCGAACCGGGTGATGGCCGAGCTGTTCGGCAAGGAGACGGGCGTCTCGCGGGGCCGCGGCGGCTCGATGCACCTCTTCGACGCCGAGGCCCGCTTCATGGGCGGGTACGCCATCGTCGGCGGGCAGTTGCCGCTGGCGACGGGCGCGGCGCTGACCATCGCCCACAAGGGGCTGGATGAGGTCGTCGTCTGCCAGATGGGCGACGCCACCACCAACATCGGCGCCTGGCACGAGTCCCTGAACATAGCCCAGCTCTGGAACCTGCCGGTCATCTTCCTGATCGTGAACAACCAGTTCGGCATGGGCACCAGCGTCGAGAAGGGCTCCGCCGAGCCGGATCTGTACAAGAAGGCCTGCGCGTACCGGATGCGCGCCGAGCGGGTGGATGGCAACGACCTGCTGGCCGTCCGCGACGCCACGCTCCGCGCCGTCGAGGCCGGCCGCAAGGACAAGGCGCCGACCGTCCTCGAAGCGGTCAGCTTCCGCCACCGTGGGCACTCGGTGGTCGATCCGGACCGCTACCGCCCGCGTGAGTTTGTCGAGAAGGGCCGCTCGCACGATCCGATCCCGGCGTATGGCCGCTCCTTGCTGGACGCCGGCCTGCTGGACGAGAACGGCCTGAAGCAGATCGACGATCAGGTCAACCGGATCGTCGAGGCGTCCGTCGCGTTCGCCGACGAGTCGCCAGAGCCCGAACCCAAGGATCTCTACGTGTT